In the genome of Methylophaga nitratireducenticrescens, one region contains:
- a CDS encoding DUF447 domain-containing protein produces MHVALLTSQIHEVIVTTISENGKVHSVPMGISEVSGHFQIKPFKPSTTYDNLLRHGQCSINFVDDVRIFAGALTGHRDWPTSPCHQIEGEFIDDALSHIELEIVRLEDDDPRACFYGAVICDVNHKPFRGFNRAQNAVIEAAILVSRLGMLPEHKVRDEIAYLTIAIEKTAGERELQAWGWLMEKVEQSGIKLNDN; encoded by the coding sequence ATGCATGTGGCATTGCTGACCAGTCAGATTCATGAAGTTATCGTCACTACGATATCAGAGAATGGAAAAGTACACTCTGTACCCATGGGGATAAGCGAAGTAAGTGGTCACTTTCAAATAAAGCCATTCAAACCCTCTACGACTTACGATAATTTGCTCCGGCATGGTCAATGCTCAATCAACTTTGTCGATGATGTACGCATCTTTGCTGGTGCATTAACAGGACATCGTGATTGGCCGACTTCTCCTTGTCATCAGATTGAAGGTGAGTTTATCGACGATGCACTTTCACATATTGAGCTGGAGATTGTTCGTCTGGAAGATGATGATCCACGAGCCTGTTTTTATGGCGCTGTAATTTGCGATGTAAACCATAAGCCATTCAGAGGCTTTAACCGTGCCCAGAATGCAGTAATTGAGGCAGCCATTCTGGTGAGTCGGCTGGGCATGTTGCCAGAACATAAAGTCCGCGACGAAATTGCCTACCTGACTATCGCTATTGAGAAAACGGCTGGTGAACGTGAGCTCCAGGCCTGGGGCTGGTTAATGGAAAAAGTTGAACAATCCGGAATAAAGCTAAATGATAACTAA
- a CDS encoding DUF6513 domain-containing protein, with translation MAETILFLTGKLAQPSVEKVLHEMAPLPFEYKIHQLGLSVAALMTDKMIARRLKPEDYAGCKQIMVPGRCRGDLAELSKLLGIEVVRGPEEIKDLPLFFGKARKEPDLSKYDVNIFAEIVDAPQRDIAGILERANYYRQAGANVIDIGCLPEEKFPLMEEAIAALHENGFKVSVDSMSMDDLRRASKAGADYLLSLSEKTIDLAKETDAIPVLVPLGPLESLERAMEAMDKLGKPWIADPILDPIHFGFTESIVRYHTLRQKYPEAPMMMGVGNLTELTDADTSGINALLFGIISELNITNVLATEVSPHARRAIKEADIARRMMFAARDDNSLPRDFTADLLVSHERRPFTDTEQEIIQLSENIKDPNYRIKIAPKGIFVFNRDGLLQGTDPFAFYPQLQVKDDPGHAFYLGVELARAQIAWQLGKRYTQDEDLQWGCAVEEEEKDLTRQKSKGTTMQKDPQRACGTAESKKNK, from the coding sequence ATGGCTGAGACCATTCTCTTCCTCACCGGTAAGCTTGCTCAACCCAGTGTTGAAAAAGTATTACATGAAATGGCGCCGCTACCATTTGAGTATAAAATCCATCAGCTGGGGTTGTCGGTTGCTGCATTAATGACCGATAAAATGATTGCCAGAAGGTTGAAACCGGAGGATTATGCCGGTTGTAAACAAATCATGGTTCCAGGACGCTGTCGTGGTGATTTAGCTGAATTAAGTAAACTTCTTGGAATTGAGGTGGTACGTGGTCCGGAAGAGATTAAGGATCTGCCACTATTCTTTGGCAAAGCCCGCAAAGAGCCAGATCTCAGTAAATATGATGTCAATATTTTTGCAGAAATAGTTGATGCTCCACAACGTGATATTGCCGGCATTCTGGAGCGAGCCAATTATTATCGTCAGGCAGGAGCAAATGTCATTGATATTGGTTGTCTTCCGGAAGAAAAGTTTCCACTAATGGAAGAAGCGATAGCTGCACTGCATGAAAATGGATTTAAAGTTAGTGTCGACTCAATGTCAATGGATGATTTGAGGCGTGCAAGTAAAGCTGGTGCAGATTATTTGTTGAGTCTGTCGGAAAAAACGATTGACCTTGCCAAAGAAACGGATGCAATCCCCGTCCTGGTTCCTCTCGGACCCCTCGAATCACTTGAGCGTGCTATGGAAGCCATGGATAAACTGGGTAAACCATGGATAGCGGATCCGATACTGGATCCAATTCATTTTGGTTTTACAGAGTCGATAGTTCGTTATCATACTCTGCGCCAAAAATATCCTGAAGCACCAATGATGATGGGGGTGGGCAATTTAACCGAGCTTACCGATGCCGATACCAGCGGGATCAATGCGTTGTTGTTTGGGATTATCTCGGAATTAAACATTACCAATGTATTGGCAACCGAGGTTAGTCCGCATGCGCGGCGAGCCATCAAAGAAGCGGATATTGCCAGACGGATGATGTTTGCGGCTCGCGATGACAATAGCTTACCTCGAGATTTCACTGCAGACTTATTGGTTAGTCATGAACGTAGACCTTTTACCGATACGGAGCAGGAAATTATCCAATTATCGGAGAACATCAAAGATCCAAACTATCGAATTAAAATTGCCCCTAAAGGAATATTTGTTTTCAATCGGGATGGCTTGCTACAGGGTACCGATCCGTTCGCCTTTTATCCGCAGCTGCAAGTAAAAGATGATCCCGGGCACGCCTTTTATCTGGGAGTGGAGTTAGCTCGGGCTCAAATCGCCTGGCAACTTGGTAAACGATATACTCAGGACGAAGACCTGCAATGGGGTTGTGCTGTTGAAGAGGAAGAGAAAGACTTAACCCGGCAGAAATCGAAAGGCACGACGATGCAAAAAGATCCGCAACGGGCTTGTGGTACAGCCGAGAGTAAAAAGAATAAATAA
- a CDS encoding (5-formylfuran-3-yl)methyl phosphate synthase, with amino-acid sequence MITKWLASVESLEEARLLVEQLPDILDMKNPSKGALGALNHQTVTEIVNWINKGCLCSATVGDLPMQPEIISAAIRSMAETGVDYVKVGLFDESGLIQCIQQLEPTIRSLKKPVIAVIFADQLPQQKLIPLLAKSGFAGVMLDTARKDGQGLLNHLSVEALQQFVVEAKSAGLLCGLAGALRIEDIETLSPLQPDYLGFRSALCQQHRRTNLLDPELAKQIQTQLNVALPEVLAC; translated from the coding sequence ATGATAACTAAATGGTTAGCCAGCGTAGAATCGCTTGAGGAGGCCAGACTTCTGGTGGAGCAGCTGCCAGATATCCTCGATATGAAAAACCCGTCTAAAGGCGCTCTGGGCGCTTTAAACCATCAAACTGTCACCGAGATCGTTAATTGGATCAACAAAGGTTGTCTTTGTAGTGCAACGGTAGGTGACCTTCCCATGCAACCAGAGATAATTTCAGCAGCAATTCGCAGCATGGCTGAAACAGGCGTGGATTATGTCAAAGTTGGCCTGTTCGATGAATCCGGGCTTATCCAATGCATTCAACAATTAGAGCCCACCATCAGAAGTCTTAAAAAACCTGTGATTGCGGTCATATTTGCTGATCAGTTGCCTCAGCAAAAGCTAATTCCATTACTGGCAAAATCCGGATTCGCCGGCGTGATGCTGGATACTGCCCGCAAAGATGGTCAGGGATTGTTGAATCATTTATCCGTAGAAGCTCTGCAACAGTTTGTTGTGGAGGCAAAATCCGCTGGACTGTTGTGCGGTTTGGCCGGCGCACTGAGGATTGAGGATATCGAAACACTCAGTCCATTGCAGCCGGATTATCTTGGCTTTCGCAGTGCGTTATGTCAGCAGCATCGCCGCACTAACCTTCTGGATCCTGAGTTGGCTAAACAAATACAAACCCAATTGAACGTGGCTTTGCCAGAAGTGTTGGCCTGTTAG
- a CDS encoding flavoprotein, which produces MQSRPEKPKLAWAITGSGHYLEECLEIIRELPDVDLFYSRAGEEVIRMYGHDPKSLHKDGHVYRDRAASSPPVGLFYRGDYHTLVVAPATSNTVAKMVLGLSDTLVTNVYAQAGKCRVPSIVLACDAVSEVDTPAPDRMVRLWPRAIDLAHTETLRGFEATTVVESATALHETLTKRLEHVNADHG; this is translated from the coding sequence ATGCAATCACGGCCGGAAAAGCCAAAGTTGGCCTGGGCAATAACAGGATCTGGACATTATTTGGAAGAGTGTTTGGAAATTATTCGTGAATTACCGGATGTGGACCTGTTTTACAGTCGTGCAGGAGAGGAAGTCATTCGCATGTATGGGCACGATCCTAAATCCTTGCATAAAGACGGCCATGTCTATCGAGATAGAGCCGCCAGCTCTCCCCCTGTCGGATTATTCTATCGAGGGGATTACCATACTCTGGTGGTTGCGCCCGCCACATCAAATACGGTTGCAAAAATGGTTCTGGGTTTGTCTGATACTTTGGTCACTAATGTGTATGCACAGGCAGGAAAATGTCGAGTTCCTAGTATCGTTTTGGCCTGTGATGCCGTTTCAGAAGTTGATACCCCTGCTCCTGATCGTATGGTGAGGCTATGGCCCAGAGCAATAGATCTTGCACACACGGAAACTCTTCGTGGATTTGAAGCGACAACCGTCGTGGAAAGTGCAACGGCTTTACACGAAACTTTAACAAAACGTCTGGAACACGTTAACGCCGATCATGGCTGA